From the genome of Papaver somniferum cultivar HN1 chromosome 2, ASM357369v1, whole genome shotgun sequence, one region includes:
- the LOC113352630 gene encoding transcription factor MYB30-like: MGRPPCCDKVLGIKKGPWTPEDDLILASYIEGHGPGNWRSVPTNAGLSRCSKSCRLRWTNYLRPGIKRGNFTELEENNIITLQRLWGNKWAAIASNLPQRTDNDIKNYWNTHLKKKLKNKFRSHHLGSSSISLQFLNKDCRTLSHDRISNLEYHHLSIHQNSALNKFISTITSSSTSTPSSSTTYASSTENISRLLEDWVKNSPNKFSSGALKLKTTQTEEKVLPSGSNNSDNNNPNNGNNNPYNYDDLLIKKFEVQETCNGNDYVICNEADYFESLLTFEKINMACWEQKSSSDSTTTIHGSTSASPEEPQTTTVTTKAATPIKDRVNSNSGSDHQGLVVDDQNQRPPFSLLEKWLLDEATDQVLEEDQMEIYPTF; the protein is encoded by the exons ATGGGAAGACCTCCTTGTTGTGATAAAGTACTTGGTATCAAGAAAGGACCTTGGACTCCTGAAGACGATCTAATTTTAGCATCTTACATCGAAGGACATGGACCAGGGAATTGGAGATCAGTTCCAACTAATGCAG GTTTGTCAAGGTGCAGCAAAAGTTGCAGGCTGAGATGGACTAATTACTTAAGACCAGGAATCAAGAGAGGAAACTTCACTGAACTTGAAGAAAACAACATAATTACTCTTCAACGTTTATGGGGAAACAA ATGGGCAGCAATAGCTTCAAATCTTCCACAAAGAACAGATAATGATATAAAGAATTATTGGAATACACATCTAAAGAAAAAACTCAAGAATAAGTTTCGTTCGCATCATCTGGGATCATCATCAATAAGCCTTCAGTTTCTTAACAAAGATTGTAGAACTCTTAGTCATGATAGGATAAGCAACTTAGAATATCATCATTTGAGTATCCATCAAAATTCAGCCCTAAATAAGTTCATTAGTACTATTACTAGCAGTAGTACTAGTACCCCATCATCATCTACCACTTATGCTTCAAGCACAGAAAACATTTCAAGACTCTTGGAAGATTGGGTCAAGAATTCTCCTAACAAGTTCAGTAGTGGTGCGCTCAAATTAAAGACCACCCAAACAGAAGAAAAAGTACTACCCAGTGGCAGCAATAACTCCGATAACAACAACCCCAACAATGGTAACAATAACCCTTATAATTATGATGATCTACTTATTAAGAAATTTGAAGTGCAAGAAACCTGTAATGGGAATGATTATGTTATCTGTAATGAGGCAGATTACTTTGAATCTCTTTTAACATTTGAGAAGATTAATATGGCTTGTTGGGAGCAGAAATCTTCTTCAGACTCAACGACTACAATTCATGGGTCGACATCGGCATCCCCAGAGGAACCTCAAACAACTACTGTTACTACTAAAGCTGCTACCCCAATTAAAGATAGGGTTAATTCGAACTCGGGTAGTGATCACCAAGGGCTAGTTGTTGATGATCAAAACCAACGTCCTCCATTTTCTTTACTAGAGAAGTGGCTCCTCGATGAAGCAACTGATCAAGTTCTTGAGGAAGATCAAATGGAGATTTATCCAACATTTTGA
- the LOC113352631 gene encoding peroxidase 12-like, with product MARRLGRICKRKKCLEAHDKLTDNWEKLATSINLLTISSSYLILALVLFSAIVSSHVEAQINPPPLAKGLSWTFHQTNCPNLEGIIRTELIKIFQNDIGQAAGLLRLHFHDCFVQGCDGSVLLDGSASGPSEKNAPPNLSLRPQAFRIINDLRSRIHKACGPVVSCADITALAARDAVLLSGGPIYPVPLGRRDGLAFATQAATLQNLPPPSANTSALITALAAKNLDTTDLVALSGAHTIGIGNCGSFTSRLYPTQDSTMDQTFANYLKVTCPKADTSNTTVLDIRSPNVFDNKYYVDLMNRQGLFTSDQDLFMDARTKPIVTSFAVNQNLFFEKFVFSMIKMGQLNVLAGNQGQIRANCSARNPSSSSYLSSVVDEVEDHHDIISFV from the exons ATGGCTAGAAGACTTGGAAGGATTTGTAAGCGAAAAAAATGTCTTGAAGCACATGACAAGTTGACTGACAATTGGGAGAAGCTAGCCACAAG CATCAATCTGCTAACAATATCTTCTTCATATCTTATTCTTGCATTGGTTCTGTTTTCTGCAATAGTGAGCTCACATGTAGAAGCACAAATAAACCCACCTCCATTAGCAAAGGGTCTATCATGGACGTTCCACCAGACAAACTGTCCAAATCTGGAAGGTATCATCAGAActgaactcattaagatctttcAAAATGATATTGGTCAAGCTGCAGGTTTGCTTCGTCTCCATTTCCATGACTGTTTTGTTCAG GGTTGTGATGGATCAGTTTTGTTAGATGGCTCTGCTAGTGGACCAAGTGAGAAGAACGCACCACCAAATCTCTCACTCAGACCTCAAGCGTTTAGAATCATTAACGATCTACGAAGTCGCATCCACAAAGCCTGTGGCCCTGTTGTCTCTTGTGCTGATATCACTGCGCTAGCTGCTCGTGATGCCGTTTTACTG TCTGGAGGCCCAATCTACCCAGTCCCACTAGGTAGACGCGATGGACTCGCTTTTGCAACTCAAGCAGCAACACTTCAGAACTTGCCTCCTCCTTCCGCAAATACAAGTGCACTTATCACAGCTCTGGCTGCTAAAAACCTCGACACTACTGATCTCGTAGCACTATCTGGTGCTCACACAATCGGTATCGGAAATTGCGGATCCTTCACAAGTCGATTATACCCTACCCAAGATTCCACCATGGACCAGACCTTTGCAAACTACCTTAAAGTCACATGCCCAAAAGCTGACACTTCCAATACTACAGTACTCGACATTCGATCACCAAATGTATTTGACAACAAGTACTATGTGGATCTCATGAACCGTCAAGGTCTCTTCACTTCTGATCAAGATTTGTTTATGGATGCAAGGACCAAACCCATTGTGACTAGTTTTGCCGTGAATCAGAATCTGTTTTTCGAGAAGTTTGTGTTCTCAATGATCAAGATGGGTCAATTAAATGTATTGGCTGGTAACCAAGGACAGATTCGAGCCAATTGTTCTGCCCGAAATCCGTCCTCTTCATCCTACTTGTCCTCAGTGGTTGATGAAGTCGAAGATCACCATGAcataataagttttgtttga